In Oncorhynchus keta strain PuntledgeMale-10-30-2019 chromosome 19, Oket_V2, whole genome shotgun sequence, a single genomic region encodes these proteins:
- the LOC118381322 gene encoding G-protein coupled receptor 3-like translates to MTQNDSDVWFEESSGSGMSTPLSLLDQSDPTAMPEASPLSLWGVALCVSGTLIVSENAIVVAAILATPSLRAPVFLLLASLALADLLAGVALILHFLFLFCVEPTDWSELMTSGLLATSLTASLLSLMGVALDRYLSLSQALTYGSRHSRRCAAGLLALVWLGSCLIGSGPVLGWHCLNDITSCSVARPLTRTYLSLLCGGFLLVVMVTLQLYTGICRVARRHAHAIATQRHFLPDDQSYASKHGGRGKGLSRLLLVLGVFVSCWTPFALYGLLGDASSSPLYTYATLVPAAGNSLLNPLLYSLRNRDIRLVLLHACCPHRHNTHRPVDV, encoded by the coding sequence ATGACCCAAAATGACTCTGACGTCTGGTTCGAGGAGTCTTCAGGTTCAGGGATGTCTACACCCCTTTCCCTGCTGGACCAATCAGATCCCACGGCCATGCCTgaggcctctcctctcagcctatGGGGAGTGGCACTGTGCGTATCGGGAACTCTCATCGTGTCCGAAAACGCCATCGTAGTGGCTGCCATCTTGGCTACGCCTTCTCTCCGCGCTCCTGTCTTCCTACTCCTCGCCAGCCTGGCATTAGCCGACCTGCTGGCGGGCGTGGCCTTGatcctccacttcctcttcctgTTTTGTGTGGAGCCCACGGATTGGTCGGAGCTGATGACGTCAGGGTTGCTGGCGACATCACTGACGGCCTCCCTCCTCAGCCTGATGGGTGTGGCCCTGGATCGTTACCTGTCTCTAAGCCAAGCCCTCACCTACGGCTCCCGCCACTCGCGCCGCTGTGCCGCTGGTCTTCTGGCACTCGTCTGGCTGGGGTCTTGTCTGATTGGCTCGGGGCCGGTGCTGGGGTGGCACTGCCTCAATGACATCACATCCTGTTCCGTTGCGCGACCCCTGACCCGGACATACCTGTCGTTGCTCTGCGGCGGCTTCCTTCTGGTCGTCATGGTCACGCTGCAGCTGTACACCGGGATCTGCCGTGTCGCAAGGAGGCACGCCCACGCCATCGCCACGCAGAGACACTTCCTGCCTGACGACCAATCGTATGCCAGCAAGCACGGGGGCCGGGGTAAGGGACTCTCTCGGCTGCTGTTAGTCCTCGGAGTGTTCGTCAGCTGTTGGACGCCCTTCGCCCTCTACGGTTTGCTGGGCGACGCATCTAGCTCGCCCCTGTATACGTACGCTACGCTAGTGCCGGCGGCGGGGAACTCTCTGCTCAACCCTCTGCTGTATAGCCTGAGGAACAGAGACATACGACTGGTGCTGCTGCATGCCTGCTGTCctcacagacacaacacacacaggcctGTTGATGTGtag